The proteins below come from a single Danio aesculapii chromosome 25, fDanAes4.1, whole genome shotgun sequence genomic window:
- the dbx1b gene encoding homeobox protein DBX1-B, producing MMLPSVIAPPAMYPSFLRPSPALSLPPALQSAFTTHSSFLVEDLLRISRPAAFMHRSIPSPSASPPATGATTLNTTSSAVHVAMSTSLAKRSSSPQTSISSDPNYLKFGVNAILASTTRNASPPPSVQGMNAKTFPFPCFDGSFHPFIRASYFPASSSAVPIPGTFAWPLTARGKPRRGMLRRAVFSDVQRKALEKMFQKQKYISKPDRKKLATKLGLKDSQVKIWFQNRRMKWRNSKERELLSSGGCREQTLPTKMNPNPDLSDVGKRFEHDAVLRESPRAPFCQSRGDHEFSADLHFKSPSISSKHSDFSESEDEEITVS from the exons ATGATGTTGCCAAGTGTTATTGCGCCACCTGCCATGTATCCGAGCTTTCTGCGGCCCTCGCCGGCTCTTTCCTTGCCTCCAGCGTTACAATCGGCGTTCACCACGCACTCGAGTTTCCTTGTGGAGGACCTGTTGCGGATCAGCAGACCTGCCGCCTTCATGCACAGGAGCATCCCGTCGCCAAGCGCATCTCCTCCAGCAACAGGTGCCACAACCTTGAACACAACCTCATCCGCAGTCCACGTCGCCATGTCTACTTCTTTGGCAAAAAGATCAAGCTCCCCGCAAACATCAATTTCCAGCGATCCAAATTACCTGAAGTTTGGAGTGAATGCGATTCTCGCGTCAACAACACGAAATG CTTCACCACCACCTTCAGTGCAAGGAATGAATGCAAAAACATTTCCTTTCCCATGTTTTGACGgatcattccatccattcatcagagCATCTTATTTCCCAG cATCGTCATCAGCAGTTCCAATTCCCGGAACTTTTGCATGGCCACTCACAGCTCGAGGGAAGCCGAGGAGAGGAATGCTTCGACGGGCAGTTTTCTCCGACGTACAGCGTAAAGCGCTGGAAAAGatgtttcaaaaacaaaaatacatcagCAAACCGGACAGAAAGAAACTGGCCACTAAACTTGGTCTTAAAGACTCTCAG GTAAAAATTTGGTTCCAAAACCGAAGAATGAAATGGCGAAATTCCAAAGAAAGAGAACTTCTGTCGTCTGGAGGCTGCAGGGAACAAACTTTACCGACGAAAATGAACCCAAATCCAGATCTGAGCGACGTCGGAAAAAGGTTTGAACATGACGCGGTTCTGAGAGAAAGCCCGCGCGCGCCTTTCTGCCAATCGCGCGGTGATCACGAGTTCAGTGCAGATTTACACTTCAAGTCGCCTTCAATCTCCAGCAAGCACTCAGACTTCTCAGAATCAGAGGACGAGGAAATAACCGTTTCATAA